The following are from one region of the Coffea eugenioides isolate CCC68of chromosome 2, Ceug_1.0, whole genome shotgun sequence genome:
- the LOC113759728 gene encoding uncharacterized protein LOC113759728 has translation MGLRQGDPLSPALFVIGAEVLSRVLNNLIVQAGFQGFKVSCGCPPVTHLAFADNMLIFANGSARALQNIIRVLDLYQKSSGQLVNGQKSGYVVHPSVSVARQRVIERITGFPRQQAPFRYLGFPLHFGKGKASHYGEVEYSAGSSDTWKRLVNVSRQAELSMRWLVYAGTCDFWYDNWLGTRALFHKASVNGALSFRDFLTDGRWNSLLLAQYFPSDITAMILQHPTPEGERPDEVVWMPTTSGQFSLSSAFQEVRQSRNASWLFSHIWHPQIPLKVSFFMLSLLLRRLPLDDILGKFGVQNLSKCFCCLTAEGESIEHIFATGQLAMAIWDSFGATCGIFLPQVPLRDRLVAWWLSTHSDPQR, from the exons ATGGGACTTCGACAAGGGGATCCACTATCACCCGCGTTATTTGTGATTGGGGCGGAGGTTCTTTCTAGGGTTTTAAACAACCTAATAGTTCAGGCTGGCTTTCAGGGGTTCAAAGTTTCGTGTGGGTGCCCTCCAGTAACGCATCTGGCCTTCGCTGATAACATGCTGATATTTGCTAATGGTTCTGCTCGAGCCTTACAGAATATCATTCGGGTGTTGGACTTGTACCAAAAATCATCGGGTCAGCTGGTGAATGGGCAAAAGAGTGGATATGTGGTCCATCCCTCCGTCTCAGTGGCCCGACAGAGGGTAATTGAGCGTATCACTGGCTTCCCGAGACAGCAGGCGCCCTTTCGCTACTTAGGGTTCCCTCTGCATTTTGGAAAGGGTAAGGCCTCTCATTATGGAGAG GTGGAGTATAGTGCGGGGTCATCGGATACCTGGAAACGGTTGGTCAATGTGAGCCGACAAGCGGAGTTATCTATGCGGTGGTTGGTATATGCGGGAACTTGCGACTTCTGGTATGACAACTGGCTGGGTACTAGAGCTCTCTTCCATAAAGCTTCGGTCAACGGGGCTTTGTCATTTAGGGACTTTCTTACAGATGGGAGGTGGAATTCATTGTTACTTGCTCAATATTTTCCAAGTGACATTACGGCTATGATCTTACAGCATCCAACCCCTGAGGGTGAGCGGCCAGACGAGGTTGTGTGGATGCCAACGACATCCGGACAATTCTCCTTATCCTCCGCCTTCCAAGAGGTAAGGCAATCTCGGAACGCTTCTTGGCTCTTTTCTCACATTTGGCATCCCCAGATTCCATTAAAGGTGTCCTTCTTTATGTTAAGTCTACTGTTGAGGAGGCTTCCGCTGGATGACATCTTGGGTAAGTTTGGTGTCCAAAATCTGTCAAAATGCTTTTGTTGCCTTACGGCTGAAGGGGAATCTATTGAGCATATTTTTGCAACGGGACAACTAGCGATGGCAATTTGGGATTCCTTTGGGGCCACTTGTGGAATATTTTTGCCTCAAGTTCCACTGCGCGATAGACTGGTTGCTTGGTGGCTTTCCACGCATTCTGATCCTCAGAGATGA